The following coding sequences lie in one Arachis hypogaea cultivar Tifrunner chromosome 4, arahy.Tifrunner.gnm2.J5K5, whole genome shotgun sequence genomic window:
- the LOC112796862 gene encoding scarecrow-like protein 9, translated as MIMDPHLHGFGGSTKEFRLENQSLPIVQNQRFENGLFDQSREFGYLQSNLLPPANNTHSSSILTNDEPSPEDCDFSDAILGYINQILMEEDMEDKTCMLQDSLDLQVAEKSLYEVIGEKYPSQPLGINPNDGEGVNDLFENYGSDLVNDGDLRSIVMSSSFLRNSEEVHRQNFQGNSISQSSHSSSNSVISSLEGPVESPNSILQVPDMSSESQSILQFQKGVEEASKFLPSGNGLFSNFSAAKLSSPLEPKLGTNALSVKVEKDDGESFLAGSKGRKHSDREEGDDEENRSSKQAAVYSEPTLRSDMIDIFLLHSAGDGKQHYMARRDALQNKNTDKMLPRNGKSKASKTGKGRGKKQNGRKEVVDLRTLLVLCAQAVAADDSKSAHEFLKQIKQHSSPFGDGSQRLAHMFADGLEARLAGTGSQIYKGLICKRTSAADVLKAYHLYLAACPFRKISNFMSNITIRTSSADSMRVHVIDFGILYGFQWPTFIQRLSWRSGGPPKLRITGIDFPQPGFRPAERIVETGRRLAAYAETFNVPFEYNAIAKKWETIQLEELKIDRDEYVVVTCFYRGKNLLDESVVVESPRNKFLNLIRKINPDIFIHGIINGAFNAPFFVTRFREALFHYSSLFDMLETIVPREDWERMLIEKEIFGREALNVIACEGCERVERPETYKQWQVRILRAGFTQQPFDPKLIGMAMDKVRSGFHKDFLIDEDGQWLVQGWKGRIIYALSCWKPA; from the coding sequence ATGATAATGGATCCACATCTTCATGGATTTGGTGGTTCCACAAAGGAATTCCGGTTGGAGAATCAGTCTTTGCCAATTGTGCAGAATCAGAGGTTTGAAAATGGTTTATTTGATCAAAGTAGGGAATTCGGTTACCTTCAGTCCAATCTACTGCCACCAGCTAATAATACACATTCATCCTCAATTTTGACAAATGATGAGCCTTCTCCGGAGGATTGCGATTTTTCTGATGCAATTTTAGGATACATCAATCAAATCCTAATGGAAGAAGACATGGAAGACAAGACATGTATGCTTCAAGATTCTTTGGATCTTCAGGTTGCCGAGAAATCCTTATATGAGGTGATAGGTGAAAAGTATCCATCTCAGCCATTAGGGATTAATCCAAATGATGGGGAAGGAGTTAATGACTTGTTTGAAAACTATGGTAGTGATCTTGTTAATGACGGCGATCTTAGAAGCATTGTTATGAGTAGTTCGTTTCTTCGGAACTCAGAGGAAGTACATCGCCAAAACTTTCAAGGGAATAGCATTTCACAGTCATCTCATAGTTCTTCGAATAGCGTAATAAGCAGCTTGGAAGGTCCTGTTGAATCTCCAAATAGCATTCTTCAGGTGCCAGATATGAGCAGTGAGAGTCAATCTATTTTGCAATTTCAGAAGGGTGTCGAGGAGGCTAGTAAATTTCTTCCAAGTGGAAACGGTCTCTTTTCCAATTTTAGTGCAGCTAAGTTGTCGTCACCGTTAGAGCCTAAATTGGGGACCAATGCATTGTCTGTTAAGGTAGAGAAGGATGATGGCGAGTCTTTTCTAGCAGGATCCAAGGGAAGAAAGCATTCTGACAGGGAAGAGGGAGACGACGAAGAAAATAGAAGCAGCAAGCAAGCTGCAGTTTATTCGGAACCTACATTGCGGTCAGATATGATTGATATATTCCTGCTTCACAGCGCAGGGGATGGTAAGCAACATTATATGGCACGTCGTGATGCTTTACAGAATAAGAACACGGACAAGATGTTGCCGAGAAATGGTAAGTCAAAAGCATCGAAAACTGGGAAGGGGCGTGGTAAGAAACAAAATGGGAGAAAAGAAGTggttgatttgagaacccttctGGTTCTTTGTGCACAAGCTGTTGCAGCCGATGACTCCAAAAGTGCCCATGAGTTTCTTAAGCAGATCAAGCAGCACTCGAGTCCTTTTGGAGATGGAAGTCAGAGGTTAGCTCATATGTTTGCAGATGGCCTCGAGGCACGCTTGGCAGGCACTGGAAGCCAAATCTATAAAGGCTTAATTTGTAAAAGAACATCAGCAGCTGATGTTCTTAAAGCATACCATCTATACCTTGCTGCATGCCCGTTTAgaaagatttcaaattttatgtcaAACATTACAATTAGGACATCTTCTGCAGACTCAATGAGAGTTCATGTTATAGATTTTGGTATCCTTTATGGTTTCCAGTGGCCGACTTTTATTCAGAGGCTTTCGTGGAGATCTGGGGGACCACCGAAACTTCGGATCACAGGAATTGACTTCCCACAACCTGGTTTCAGGCCTGCGGAGAGAATTGTAGAAACGGGACGTCGCTTGGCAGCTTATGCTGAAACTTTCAATGTCCCATTTGAGTACAACGCCATAGCAAAAAAGTGGGAAACAATTCAACTGGAAGAACTGAAGATCGATAGAGATGAATATGTTGTTGTTACTTGTTTTTATCGAGGCAAAAACTTATTGGATGAATCTGTGGTAGTGGAAAGTCCAAGGAATAAGTTCCTCAATTTGATAAGGAAGATCAACCCAGATATCTTCATTCATGGCATTATTAATGGGGCCTTTAATGCCCCTTTTTTTGTTACTCGATTCAGGGAAGCACTGTTTCACTACTCTTCACTGTTTGACATGCTTGAAACTATTGTGCCTCGTGAAGACTGGGAGAGGATGCTGATTGAGAAGGAGATATTCGGGCGAGAAGCATTGAATGTTATAGCCTGTGAAGGCTGCGAGAGAGTTGAGCGGCCAGAGACATATAAGCAGTGGCAAGTCCGAATATTAAGGGCCGGGTTTACGCAACAACCTTTTGATCCTAAGTTAATAGGGATGGCAATGGATAAAGTAAGGTCTGGCTTCCACAAAGATTTCCTAATTGAtgaagatggtcagtggttggTGCAAGGTTGGAAGGGGCGAATCATTTACGCACTCTCTTGTTGGAAACCTGCATGA